In Pungitius pungitius chromosome 2, fPunPun2.1, whole genome shotgun sequence, a single window of DNA contains:
- the sncb gene encoding beta-synuclein has protein sequence MDVFMKGLSKAKEGMAVAAEKTKEGVAVAAEKTKEGVMFVGNKAKDGVGSVAEKTHGAVGNIVAATGLGKKDEFPADMNPEEYGQEAMEGQGDAMLQAEGETYDESQQGSQDYEPEA, from the exons ATGGATGTGTTTATGAAGGGTTTGTCTAAAGCCAAAGAGGGGATGGCTGTGGCAGCAGAGAAGACCAAGGAGGGGGTCGCGGTTGCAGCTGAAAAGACTAAAGAAGGAGTTATGTTTGTAG gtAACAAGGCCAAAGACGGCGTGGGCTCAG TGGCGGAGAAGACCCATGGAGCCGTCGGGAACATTGTTGCTGCCACTGGCCTGGGGAAAAAGGACGAATTCCCTGCAGACATGAAT CCTGAGGAGTACGGGCAGGAGGCCATGGAGGGCCAGGGAGATGCAATGCTTCAGGCAGAAGGGGAGACATATGATGAGTCCCAGCAG GGGAGCCAGGACTACGAGCCAGAAGCATAA